GCCTTTGACTTGGTGAATATACGAAGCGCAGCAGGTAAATTTGCGCGAATTGCAAAGCAGCATGGCATCCGAAGTGCAGTGCTGGCCACGCATCGTAGGTTGGTACACGGATCAAGTGGCTTGCCCTTGGGCGCGAGTGGGAAGATCGATTTCATAACCCACTATGATCGTATCTTGGGCCAAGAGCATGGTCAGGCTATTGATCTGTCTGAAATTGAAGACAACATAGTTCAGTGGGTGATACCCAACTTCGGTTTCGGGTCTGGTGGTCATCTGAACATTTTCCGGTTCATAAATATGTTGGCCGATCGTGGGTTCAAGCAACGATTGGTGATCCTTCCACCATATGGTTGGGTAAATCCCGATGCTGCACGCGCAGCCATTAAGGAATGGTATTTTCCGGTAAAGGCCGAAATTGCGTTAGGCGTAGAAGGTTTTCAGCCAGCGGCAGTAACCTTCGCCACTGGTTGGCAAACGGCATATTGGGTCTCCAAGCACAGAGCGTCTCGAGATAAGTTCTATTTTGTTCAGGATTTTGAACCTTACTTCTTCCCCGTGTCTTCTGAATACGCAATGAGCGAAAACACTTACAAGCTTGGTTTGAAGGCCATTACGGCGGGGTCATGGCTTTCCGAAAAGCTATCATCGGAATACGGAATGAAATGCGGAGCAGTTTCATTCGGTGTCGAGAATGATTTTTACTATCCGCGCCCTGCAAAAGACCGACAAACCTTCAACATCCTGTTTTATTCTCGACATGTAACACCCCGGCGGTTCTTCGAGATTGGGTTGGCTGCTCTTTCGCGAGTTTGCGCTGCTAATCCGAACGTATGCGTCCATTTCGTCGGCGGCGATGTGAGCGGCGTTGATATTCCATTTCCACATGTCAATTGTGGAGAGCAGAAGCTGGAGGCTTTGCCCGATATGTATTCGCAAAGCGATTTGGCGCTGGTTCTTTCAGGGACAAACTTGTCATTACTTCCATTGGAAATCGCGGCCTGTGGCTGTCCAGTCATTATGAATGACTCGCTTTCGGCACGTTGGTTGTTGCCGGAGGACGCCGCGTCTTATGCACCGATTGAGCCTGACCTGATGGCCAAGGAAATTCTTCGATTGATTGACAATCCAGATATACGCGAGCGCAAAGCCGAACGGGCGCGTGAAATTGCTGTCGCTTCCAGCTGGGAAGCCGAGGGAGATCGGTTTGTCGAGCTGCTTGATCAACTGCGCACGAAGGGTGGGAGTGCCTGATTTGTCCAAAAAGTTAGCATTGGTTGTTGGGATGCATAGATCTGGCACGTCGATGACGATGCAGGCTTTGGCAGCCATTGGCGCGAAAGCTGGCGGCGCGATGATTGCCGGGGATGACCACAATAAGAAGGGGTATTGGGAGGCAGCGGAAGTTGTTGCTTTTCACGATGCATTGTTGAACGAACTGGGTCGCAGTTGGGGAACACCTGAACATGTGATCCCTACACCTGAAAGTTGGTTTTCAAGCCCGGCAGCAAAAAAAGCAAAATCGAAGGTTGTCGAAATTATACGGAATCGTATGTCCGGCCTTTCTGACGGTGAAATTCTGGCGATCAAAGATCCCCGAATGTCTTTGTTTTTGCCCTTGTGGATAGGTGCAGCACAAGAGCTCTCGATGCACCCACTAGTTACGGTTTGTCTGCGACATCCGGAATCTGTGTCAAAGAGTCTACAAAAGCGCGACCAGACCAGCCGCGAAATGTGTCACTCTATGTGGCTTACATATACCGTGACGAGCCTTGCATATGCGCGCGACGTGCCGATTTTTCTCAGTCGATATCAAGACTGGCATGAAGACAACGCAGCTAACCTGAAACGCCTTTCCTTGTTTGTGGGGGTGGAAAATCTGCCATCTGAAAACCCTTACGATCGCGGTATGGCCAACAGTATGGAAACCGGCCCCACGGGCAACACATTGGTCGACGGTTGGTGGAGCAAATTGGCTGGACTGCCGCATGGCGGAGTCTTGTCTGAACAGATATTTGAGCGTGCACAATTGCATGTGAACAGTTCGCAACAAATGCTTAGTCTGGCCTCTGCTATAAGGGCCGAGATTGGTGACACACCTACATATATCGCAAAGCGAGACCTTGAATCCTACCGGGCTGGTTTTGAAGATCTTCTGGAAAAACACAAACTGCTGGGTCAGGAACGCGATGCCCTTGCCGCCCGGGCATTCGAGCTTCACGACGAGTACATGAAAGTCCCCCGTATTATTCGCCGTATCACGCATCGTCGCAAAACCCCCGGTTGACACAGACGGTACGTTGAAGCGTTACTTTGAACGACGGCCAAATCTGAGGATGGTCGTCATGAAACCCTACAGGTGAGGCGTATGACGACATCCACAGTATTGGTTATCGGGGGAAGCGGATTTATTGGAAAAAATCTGGTCGCTCAACTCCTAAAGGAAGATGTACAAGTTCGATCGCTCGACCTTGGGCCAAGCGGAATTTCCGACGAACGATTGTCGAGCTGGTCAGGCAGCTTTCTACAACAAGAACTATTGAATGAGGTCATGACAGGTGTGGATACGGTCTATCACTTGGCAGCCACAGCGATGCCGCGCGAAGCAAATCTAAACCCACATCGAGATTGCCTTGATAATGTTGGCGGAACGTTGGGTGTTTTGGAAACAGCGCTTTCAGCAGGCGTCAAGCGAGTCGTATTCTCATCATCTGGAGGTACGGTTTATGGGCCAACTGAAGTTGTGCCGATCAACGAAGACCACCCGACACATCCGATCAATGCGTATGGGGTGTCCAAGCTGGCATGTGAAAAATACCTGCGGCTATATAATGGGAGGGCCGGGAAAGACGGGCCGTTATCAACCATCTCTCTGAGGATTGCTAATCCATATGGCTTGCAGCAAAACATCCGCAAGGCCCAGGGTGCTCTTACAACGTTTTGTGCACGTGCAGCCGTTGATGAAGCCATCACGATTTGGGGTGATGGAGAGGTTCAGCGTGATTTTATACATGTAAAGGACGTAGCGCGCGCGCTCTGCCTGGCTGGACAGTCCGAAGTTTCAGGGCAGGAGATAAACATTGGTTCTGGAAAAGGAACATCGCTTAACGCACTGATTGCCGAGATCGAAGGCGTGCTTGGTCATTCGGTTAAGTGCGAGTATCTTCCTGCTCGCTCAATCGACGTGAAGCGCAATTATCTTGACACATCAAAGGCAAAGAATCTGCTGAATTGGCAGCCCGAAGTAAATCTTCGCGACGGTATTCAAGAGCTTCTGGATGGGTTTGGCAAGAAGTCCTGAAACCAATGGACGCAGTTGATAGGCCGTATCCACATTAGTTCGACTGAGCCTTCTGAAATGGAAGATGTTCGATAATGGGTGCCTGAAGATCCCGATATCGTTATTATTGGTTGTTCAAAATTTCGCGATGATATCGGCCGAGGAAGACCAGCCCAAGAAACATCAGAACCATTGAGATGCCGTAGACGTACATGTTATCGACCCAAGTGGCATCATATGTTGCGTAAAAGCCTTTCCTCATCTCTCCAATTACGTGGATCAATGGATTGTACCAAAGGTAGTCCCTGAACGGTTGAGGCAGGGATTCTGGAATGAAGAAAATCGATGAGATAATGAACAAGGGGCGGTTAACAATTCCCCAAACCTTTTCCCAGAGCGGGAATTTAGACAGCACAAAACAATTAAACACACCCACACCAAGACCTAGCGCAAGCGCCATACAGAGCGCATTCACGATGGATGGATAATGCAGAATATTCCCTGTTTCAAAGAAGGTCATGATGCTGAAAATCAGTAGGTAGAAAACCATAAGATGCGTCAGCCCATTCAACAAGAACCGGCCTATGATCGCGTCCAAATATGTAACTGACGGATAAAACAGCAGTGGCCGTGAAAAGCGAATTGACTGGCTGATCTTGTTCGCAAGATCAGAGTACATCATGAATGGCAAAAAACCTGTCGCATAGAACAACGGAAAGTTGTTACCAAGAGCAGGAGATGCAAACGCGAGCGAGAATGCGAGCGTCATGATAGCCAATCCGCCGATCGGCTCAAGTACCGCCCAAACATACCCGCCTGGCGATCGCCCGTGAGTTGTCGCCATCTCGCGCAAGATCAATGCGATGATTGTTCGCCAAGTTTTATAGCTGCGTGCGTGCAGCCCTTTTGCCGTAAAGCTCATGTCTTCTGTTGCACGGAAAGGTAGATGTTTCGCAAGCAGAAAATCT
This DNA window, taken from Aliiroseovarius sp. F47248L, encodes the following:
- a CDS encoding glycosyltransferase family 4 protein, whose translation is MNIRSAAGKFARIAKQHGIRSAVLATHRRLVHGSSGLPLGASGKIDFITHYDRILGQEHGQAIDLSEIEDNIVQWVIPNFGFGSGGHLNIFRFINMLADRGFKQRLVILPPYGWVNPDAARAAIKEWYFPVKAEIALGVEGFQPAAVTFATGWQTAYWVSKHRASRDKFYFVQDFEPYFFPVSSEYAMSENTYKLGLKAITAGSWLSEKLSSEYGMKCGAVSFGVENDFYYPRPAKDRQTFNILFYSRHVTPRRFFEIGLAALSRVCAANPNVCVHFVGGDVSGVDIPFPHVNCGEQKLEALPDMYSQSDLALVLSGTNLSLLPLEIAACGCPVIMNDSLSARWLLPEDAASYAPIEPDLMAKEILRLIDNPDIRERKAERAREIAVASSWEAEGDRFVELLDQLRTKGGSA
- a CDS encoding NAD-dependent epimerase/dehydratase family protein; this encodes MTTSTVLVIGGSGFIGKNLVAQLLKEDVQVRSLDLGPSGISDERLSSWSGSFLQQELLNEVMTGVDTVYHLAATAMPREANLNPHRDCLDNVGGTLGVLETALSAGVKRVVFSSSGGTVYGPTEVVPINEDHPTHPINAYGVSKLACEKYLRLYNGRAGKDGPLSTISLRIANPYGLQQNIRKAQGALTTFCARAAVDEAITIWGDGEVQRDFIHVKDVARALCLAGQSEVSGQEINIGSGKGTSLNALIAEIEGVLGHSVKCEYLPARSIDVKRNYLDTSKAKNLLNWQPEVNLRDGIQELLDGFGKKS
- a CDS encoding ABC transporter permease, whose product is MSFTAKGLHARSYKTWRTIIALILREMATTHGRSPGGYVWAVLEPIGGLAIMTLAFSLAFASPALGNNFPLFYATGFLPFMMYSDLANKISQSIRFSRPLLFYPSVTYLDAIIGRFLLNGLTHLMVFYLLIFSIMTFFETGNILHYPSIVNALCMALALGLGVGVFNCFVLSKFPLWEKVWGIVNRPLFIISSIFFIPESLPQPFRDYLWYNPLIHVIGEMRKGFYATYDATWVDNMYVYGISMVLMFLGLVFLGRYHREILNNQ